In a genomic window of Paraburkholderia phenazinium:
- a CDS encoding cupin-like domain-containing protein, translating to MNAPSLSQLAARLAEHYVAPPRAAVLDLIVSDDAQASRRFVLGPSIDMSALPEDGGKSAAAARITVSAAMLAAILSDPTDFDIRSAASLALGGVRIEGAPQLAAYWLQLLKRPSQEGRAALARARERAPQWLDAVPVLDARHGHDRSLARLIASVLDSSIPLHLRRVLRWPETAWTLADWRQREASTVLRTNPANGRPQCIGEFIDALDSPASHAVTDSPYTEGCLLPAGWEARFTMPVLPASMFGAAQLWFGRRRDHALVTRLHCDLANSFLAQVHGRKRVRLYSPSQDEAVYALDAFNTYRPCRVDAAAPDLARFPLFARARGVDVTLEPGDLLVIPTGWFHCVWALDHVLSISRFVSDAHAAALASHAHNAGFHQANPGKLADVSIVHPNDVKGLTQFGAAIQQGGPPSGGDGVLE from the coding sequence GTGAACGCGCCATCGCTGTCCCAGCTTGCCGCGCGGCTCGCCGAGCATTACGTGGCGCCGCCGCGAGCCGCGGTGCTCGACCTGATCGTCAGCGACGATGCTCAGGCCAGCCGCCGCTTTGTGCTTGGGCCGTCTATAGACATGAGCGCGTTGCCGGAGGACGGCGGCAAAAGCGCAGCGGCGGCGCGCATCACAGTCAGCGCCGCCATGCTTGCCGCGATCCTCTCGGATCCAACGGATTTCGACATCCGCAGTGCCGCGTCGCTCGCGCTGGGCGGTGTGCGGATCGAAGGCGCGCCGCAACTCGCGGCGTACTGGCTGCAATTGCTCAAGCGTCCGTCGCAGGAGGGGCGCGCCGCGCTGGCGCGTGCCCGTGAACGTGCGCCGCAGTGGCTCGACGCGGTGCCGGTGTTGGACGCGCGGCATGGTCACGATCGCTCGCTCGCTCGACTCATCGCCAGTGTCCTCGACAGCAGCATCCCGCTGCATTTGCGCCGCGTGCTGCGCTGGCCCGAGACCGCCTGGACGCTCGCCGATTGGCGTCAGCGTGAAGCGTCGACGGTGTTGCGCACGAATCCGGCGAACGGACGCCCGCAATGCATCGGCGAGTTTATCGACGCGCTCGACTCGCCCGCATCCCACGCCGTTACCGATTCGCCCTATACCGAAGGCTGCTTGCTGCCCGCCGGCTGGGAGGCGCGCTTTACGATGCCGGTGTTGCCCGCGTCCATGTTCGGTGCGGCGCAACTCTGGTTCGGCCGCCGTCGCGATCACGCGCTGGTCACGCGCCTGCATTGCGATCTGGCGAACTCGTTCCTCGCCCAGGTGCATGGCCGCAAGCGCGTCCGTCTATACAGCCCGTCGCAGGATGAAGCCGTCTATGCGCTCGATGCGTTCAATACGTACCGTCCGTGCCGCGTCGATGCAGCCGCGCCGGATCTCGCGCGTTTTCCGCTGTTTGCCAGGGCGCGTGGCGTCGATGTGACTCTTGAACCCGGCGATCTGCTGGTGATCCCCACCGGCTGGTTCCACTGTGTCTGGGCGCTCGATCACGTGCTGTCGATCAGCCGCTTCGTCAGCGACGCGCACGCGGCCGCGCTCGCTTCGCATGCGCACAACGCTGGCTTTCATCAGGCGAATCCGGGTAAGCTCGCGGATGTCTCGATCGTCCACCCGAACGACGTGAAAGGGTTGACCCAGTTCGGAGCGGCGATACAACAGGGCGGCCCACCGTCCGGCGGAGACGGCGTGCTGGAATGA
- a CDS encoding anti-sigma factor family protein, producing the protein MKMDSILLMAYVDGELSAEECLEVEKEIAVSPDAAEFVAQLQTARLPYAEAFAQQKLPPVPDSLTEAVAAMARAHVQRTATPGANDASIAHGAFAPPSAPVRSRLRIAPQWLAVAFVAGVFCYGVGMRFLPGQGAGSNATPTATLAAADPHASSWVAAAAGYQQLYSRDTIAQVPVNAEVTSQTVDAIQHQDGLDVRIPDLSAAGLTFKRVQRLRFNDKPLVQIVYLPEQGAPIALCVMKDAKPDAAVAEQHIDSMNVVTWRHAELSYALIGKPEGTDLSALAKHISGDNVQTLYGDAGISMLAAN; encoded by the coding sequence ATGAAGATGGACTCTATCCTGCTCATGGCATACGTGGACGGCGAACTATCCGCCGAGGAATGCCTCGAGGTCGAAAAGGAGATCGCCGTGTCGCCCGATGCCGCAGAATTCGTCGCGCAGTTGCAGACTGCGCGCTTGCCCTACGCGGAAGCCTTCGCGCAACAAAAATTGCCGCCGGTGCCGGACAGCCTGACCGAGGCCGTCGCGGCGATGGCGCGCGCCCATGTGCAGCGCACGGCCACGCCAGGCGCCAACGACGCCAGCATCGCGCACGGCGCCTTTGCCCCACCCTCCGCTCCCGTGCGCTCACGTCTGCGGATTGCCCCGCAGTGGCTCGCGGTGGCGTTCGTGGCGGGCGTGTTCTGCTACGGCGTCGGCATGCGGTTCCTGCCGGGCCAGGGCGCGGGTTCGAACGCCACGCCCACAGCGACGCTGGCGGCGGCCGACCCTCATGCGTCGAGCTGGGTCGCGGCGGCAGCCGGTTATCAGCAGCTCTATTCGCGCGATACCATCGCGCAGGTGCCGGTCAATGCCGAGGTCACGTCGCAAACGGTCGACGCCATCCAGCATCAGGACGGCCTGGATGTGCGGATTCCCGATCTGAGTGCGGCGGGGTTGACCTTCAAGCGCGTGCAACGGTTGCGCTTTAACGACAAGCCACTGGTACAGATCGTCTATCTGCCCGAGCAAGGTGCCCCGATCGCGCTATGTGTGATGAAGGACGCCAAGCCCGACGCCGCGGTGGCCGAGCAGCACATCGACAGCATGAATGTCGTGACCTGGCGGCACGCCGAGCTCAGCTATGCGCTGATCGGCAAACCCGAAGGAACCGATCTGTCGGCGCTGGCCAAACATATTTCCGGCGACAACGTGCAGACGCTGTACGGTGACGCCGGTATCTCGATGCTGGCGGCTAACTGA
- a CDS encoding RNA polymerase sigma factor: MTGSDLPSLLPAMLPRLWAFALRISGDRHDAEDLVQRACVRALERAHQLQPDTSALSWMFAIVHSTWINELRARSRRNRSSTEWDDDMLETVADPAMRTPEENAINNQIVSAVGRLPEAQRLVMLLVAVEGLSYIEAAEVLEVPIGTVMSRLSRARQTIGALFGVRDTQRTKVAVASKDPVS; encoded by the coding sequence ATGACCGGTTCGGATTTACCCAGCCTGCTCCCGGCCATGCTGCCGCGATTGTGGGCGTTCGCCTTGCGCATTTCGGGCGACCGGCACGATGCCGAAGACCTGGTGCAGCGGGCCTGCGTGCGCGCGCTCGAACGCGCGCATCAACTGCAGCCCGACACCTCGGCATTGAGCTGGATGTTTGCCATCGTGCATTCCACCTGGATCAACGAGTTGCGCGCCCGCAGCCGGCGCAACCGTTCGAGCACGGAGTGGGACGACGACATGCTCGAAACCGTCGCCGATCCGGCCATGCGCACGCCGGAAGAGAATGCGATCAATAACCAGATTGTCAGCGCGGTCGGCCGGCTGCCGGAAGCGCAGCGTCTGGTGATGCTGCTGGTGGCCGTCGAAGGACTCAGCTATATCGAAGCCGCCGAAGTGCTCGAGGTGCCGATCGGCACCGTGATGAGCCGCCTGTCGCGCGCACGCCAGACCATCGGCGCGCTGTTCGGGGTGCGCGACACGCAGAGAACGAAAGTAGCAGTTGCTAGTAAGGACCCGGTCTCATGA